One Mercurialis annua linkage group LG3, ddMerAnnu1.2, whole genome shotgun sequence DNA window includes the following coding sequences:
- the LOC126675138 gene encoding uncharacterized protein LOC126675138, which translates to MIPSCFSHPNTLSNTSHHQTPQSLITSLYLTHLCDSPTHLTLTWSKTLFTHSVTLFASDSLFSVTISLYPSSPFSFFRNKSVGSKSIYLTRHHYQKIKVYWDFTRAEFTHNSAEPNSCFHIAIICNARLEFFLGDLPTELTRQTSLIASRVVAEPTLLSRREHVFGRNTTYVSRVEFLGSKHEIGIELCNNIGALIVKVDGKVSLTVKRLAWKFRGNERIFIGGMEVEFFWDVFNWFNNSKGNGNSNNSNVHGVFIFQVGDGGGVWPEFVGLEKRLMRKSNLLGESQALKPAAMTSLPRTSSYSSVLQWAEESSDCGRSSCSSSTTTRSSCGSSNNNGGFSLLLYAWSRD; encoded by the coding sequence ATGATCCCATCTTGTTTCAGCCACCCAAACACACTCTCAAACACTTCTCATCATCAAACACCTCAAAGTCTCATTACATCCCTTTACCTAACTCACCTCTGCGATTCCCCAACTCACCTCACACTCACCTGGTCGAAAACACTCTTCACTCACTCCGTAACTCTATTCGCTTCGGATTCATTATTCTCCGTCACCATCTCCCTCTACCCGTCGTCACCCTTCTCCTTCTTCAGAAACAAATCAGTAGGCTCCAAGTCCATCTACTTAACCCGCCACCATTACCAAAAGATCAAGGTTTACTGGGACTTCACTCGAGCTGAGTTCACCCACAACTCCGCTGAGCCTAACTCGTGTTTCCATATCGCCATTATTTGCAATGCTAGATTAGAATTCTTCCTTGGTGACCTTCCAACGGAGTTGACTCGTCAAACCAGCCTGATCGCTAGCCGAGTTGTAGCTGAACCGACTCTGCTATCTAGAAGAGAGCATGTGTTTGGACGTAATACGACTTACGTATCACGAGTTGAGTTTTTAGGATCTAAGCACGAGATTGGAATAGAGTTATGTAATAATATAGGTGCACTTATAGTAAAAGTTGACGGAAAAGTAAGCCTTACTGTTAAAAGGTTGGCATGGAAATTTAGAGGAAATGAAAGGATTTTTATTGGTGGCATGGAAGTTGAATTCTTTTGGGACGTATTCAACTGGTTTAATAACAGTAAGGGCAACGGTAACAGCAATAATTCTAATGTTCATGGTGTGTTTATTTTTCAAGTTGGTGATGGCGGCGGTGTATGGCCGGAATTTGTAGGTTTAGAGAAGAGGTTGATGAGGAAGAGTAATTTGTTAGGGGAAAGTCAGGCGTTGAAGCCGGCGGCAATGACGTCATTGCCGCGAACGTCGTCGTATTCGAGTGTGTTGCAGTGGGCCGAGGAGAGTAGTGATTGTGGTAGAAGTTCATGTTCTTCATCTACTACTACTAGGTCATCATGTGGAAGTAGTAATAATAATGGAGGTTTTTCATTGCTGTTGTATGCTTGGAGCAGGGACTAG
- the LOC126675139 gene encoding uncharacterized protein LOC126675139 isoform X1, which yields MAGICLPNPTLRFKRIHGIRCCSGNENSNRIETTKNNKTPQFLKLSVSGVTELLRLFSFSTKDRVSYDKERNEKSVSSVESVDDVLMILKDDYENSYFVSGIFTFDIYDEDCIFEDPTIRFQGTELYSRNLKLLVPFFESPYIGLENIEKGVNSDTNYLQAKWKLRTYLKFPWRPFISIDGRTVYELNNKLKIVRHVESWNISALEAIGQIFTPSSWRPGN from the exons ATGGCGGGAATCTGTTTACCAAATCCAACCTTGAGGTTCAAG AGAATTCATGGCATTAGATGCTGTTCAGGCAATGAAAACAGTAACAGAATTGAAACaacgaaaaataataaaaccccacaatttttaaaattatcagtCAGTGGAGTTACTGAGCTTTTGAGACTCTTCTCCTTCTCCACCAAAGACag GGTAAGCTATGACAAGGAGAGAAATGAGAAATCTGTTTCTAGTGTTGAATCTGTTGATGATGTTCTTATGATACTTAAGGATGACTACGAGAATTCTTATTTTGTTTCAG GGATTTTCACTTTTGACATCTATGATGAAGATTGTATCTTTGAAGATCCTACTATCAGGTTCCAAG GTACTGAATTATATTCTCGTAACTTGAAACTACTCGTTCCTTTCTTTGAATCTCCATACATTGGTTTAGAGAACATAGAGAAG GGTGTCAATTCAGATACAAATTACTTGCAGGCAAAATGGAAACTAAG AACCTACCTGAAATTTCCTTGGAGGCCCTTCATTTCAATTGATGGGAGGACAGTTTACGAATTAAACAATAAGCTTAAG ATTGTTAGGCATGTCGAGAGCTGGAATATTTCAGCACTAGAAGCAATCGGCCAGATATTTACTCCTAGCTCCTGGCGACCAGGTAATTGA
- the LOC126675139 gene encoding uncharacterized protein LOC126675139 isoform X2, which yields MAGICLPNPTLRFKRIHGIRCCSGNENSNRIETTKNNKTPQFLKLSVSGVTELLRLFSFSTKDRVSYDKERNEKSVSSVESVDDVLMILKDDYENSYFVSGIFTFDIYDEDCIFEDPTIRFQGTELYSRNLKLLVPFFESPYIGLENIEKFQDFVFQSFHFRASLSQILSEMARSENKK from the exons ATGGCGGGAATCTGTTTACCAAATCCAACCTTGAGGTTCAAG AGAATTCATGGCATTAGATGCTGTTCAGGCAATGAAAACAGTAACAGAATTGAAACaacgaaaaataataaaaccccacaatttttaaaattatcagtCAGTGGAGTTACTGAGCTTTTGAGACTCTTCTCCTTCTCCACCAAAGACag GGTAAGCTATGACAAGGAGAGAAATGAGAAATCTGTTTCTAGTGTTGAATCTGTTGATGATGTTCTTATGATACTTAAGGATGACTACGAGAATTCTTATTTTGTTTCAG GGATTTTCACTTTTGACATCTATGATGAAGATTGTATCTTTGAAGATCCTACTATCAGGTTCCAAG GTACTGAATTATATTCTCGTAACTTGAAACTACTCGTTCCTTTCTTTGAATCTCCATACATTGGTTTAGAGAACATAGAGAAG TTTCAGGATTTTGTGTTTCAAAGTTTCCATTTCCGCGCATCCTTGTCACAGATTCTCTCTGAAATGGCTCGCTCTGAAAATAAGAAATGA
- the LOC126673262 gene encoding LOW QUALITY PROTEIN: DNA damage-repair/toleration protein DRT102 (The sequence of the model RefSeq protein was modified relative to this genomic sequence to represent the inferred CDS: inserted 1 base in 1 codon) — protein sequence MAADAAASDTPTRLMKIIAGADSFGCSLKDALVSHLRSLNIQVKDLGTSSYYSIAAEVGRRVSSANAKTNSPSPETRGLVACGTGVGVSMFANKFPGVYASTCLSTGDATNTRSINNCNVLAVSGMSTSPEAGIEILNTWLTTPFKAPCPASNFTPWSQDISEFLDNSLTEMHGIGQKYDKVDNSKEETVTPCXSLCSLMKNRKLEPVDLIPGGSMKIVRESPTSAVVRFKAGSVEPAHHHTFGHDVVVMKGSKRVWNLSKKVKYDLGVGDYLFTPGGDVHRVEYFEDTEFFIKWEGKWDLLFDEDLEVAKSEIEKGGGNGFEWIK from the exons ATGGCCGCAGACGCCGCCGCCTCCGACACTCCCACCCGTTTAATGAAAATCATAGCAGGAGCAGACTCCTTCGGTTGCTCCCTCAAAGACGCTCTCGTCTCTCACCTCCGCTCTCTCAACATCCAAGTAAAAGACCTCGGCACCTCCTCCTACTACTCCATTGCCGCCGAAGTCGGCCGCCGCGTCTCCTCCGCCAACGCTAAAACTAACTCCCCATCCCCAGAAACTCGCGGCCTTGTAGCATGCGGAACAGGCGTCGGCGTGTCCATGTTCGCCAACAAGTTCCCCGGTGTTTACGCATCCACGTGTCTTTCCACTGGAGACGCCACCAACACCCGCTCCATCAACAACTGTAACGTACTCGCCGTCTCCGGAATGTCCACGTCACCAGAAGCCGGTATAGAGATACTCAACACGTGGCTAACCACTCCATTCAAAGCACCTTGTCCCGCTTCTAACTTCACTCCCTGGAGCCAAGACATCTCCGAGTTTCTCGATAACTCGCTCACAGAAATGCATGGAATCGGACAGAAATATGACAAAGTTGACAACTCTAAGGAAGAAACCGTAACCCCAT AGTCTCTATGCTCCTTAATGAAGAACCGAAAACTCGAACCGGTTGATTTGATCCCGGGCGGTTCGATGAAGATTGTTCGAGAGAGTCCAACCTCAGCAGTAGTGAGGTTTAAGGCGGGGAGTGTAGAACCAGCGCATCACCATACATTTGGACATGATGTGGTGGTGATGAAAGGGAGTAAAAGAGTATGGAATTTGAGCAAGAAGGTGAAGTATGATCTGGGTGTTGGTGATTATTTGTTTACTCCGGGTGGTGATGTGCATAGAGTTGAGTATTTTGAAGATACCGAGTTTTTTATTAAGTGGGAAGGGAAATGGGATCTTTTGTTTGATGAGGATCTTGAGGTTGCCAAGAGTGAGATTGAGAAAGGTGGTGGTAATGGATTTGAGTGGATAAAATAG
- the LOC126673260 gene encoding zeta-carotene desaturase, chloroplastic/chromoplastic gives MASSILLPANSVVGTRRWTPGFLLSGASRSVGRTQRLVCVRSALDSLETKVSDMSVNAPKGLFPPEPEHYRGPKLKVAIIGAGLAGMSTAVELLDQGHEVDIYESRTFIGGKVGSFVDRQGNHIEMGLHVFFGCYNNLFRLLKKVGADKNLLVKEHTHTFVNKGGEIGELDFRFPVGAPLHGIQAFLTTNQLKIYDKARNALALALSPVVKALVDPDGALKDIRDLDSISFSDWFLSKGGTRTSIQRMWDPVAYALGFIDCDNISARCMLTIFSLFATKTEASLLRMLKGSPDVYLSGPIRKYIEDKGGRFHLRWGCREILYDESADGEIYVTGLAMSKSTNKKVVKADAYVAACDVPGIKRLLPSKWRESKFFDNIYELVGVPVVTVQLRYNGWVTELRDLERSRQSKKAVGLDNLLYTPDADFSCFADLALASPEDYYIEGQGSLLQCVLTPGDPYMPLVNEEIIKRVTKQVLTLFPSSQGLEVTWSSVVKIGQSLYREGPGKDPFRPDQKTPVTNFFLSGSYTKQDYIDSMEGATLSGRQTSAYICEAGEELVALKKKQQLGATETPENAQSAALSDELSLV, from the exons ATGGCTTCTTCAATTCTTCTCCCGGCCAATTCGGTTGTCGGGACCAGAAGATGGACTCCTGGGTTCCTGCTCTCCGGTGCCTCCAGGTCGGTGGGGAGGACTCAGAGATTGGTTTGTGTTAGGTCTGCTTTGGATTCTTTGGAAACTAAAGTTTCTGATATGAGTGTCAATG CTCCAAAGGGGTTGTTTCCACCAGAACCGGAGCATTATAGAGGGCCAAAACTAAAAGTGGCTATTATCGGAGCTGGTCTTGCCGGGATGTCAACTGCAGTGGAACTATTGGATCAAGGTCATGAG GTGGATATTTATGAGTCAAGGACTTTCATTGGTGGTAAAGTGGGTTCATTTGTTGATAGACAGGGTAATCACATCGAAATGGGACTTCATGTCTTCTTTGGTTGCTATAATAATCTTTTCCGGTTGTTGAAGAAG GTGGGCGCAGATAAGAATCTACTTGTGAAGGAGCACACTCACACATTTGTAAACAAGGGGGGTGAAATTGGCG AGCTCGATTTTCGTTTTCCAGTAGGAGCTCCATTGCATGGGATCCAAGCTTTTCTAACTACAAATCAGCTTAAG ATATATGATAAAGCAAGAAATGCTTTGGCGCTTGCGTTAAGTCCAGTTGTCAAGGCCCTTGTTGATCCAGATGGAGCATTGAAGGACATACGGGATTTAGATAGT ATTAGCTTCTCCGACTGGTTTCTGTCTAAAGGTGGTACACGCACTAGTATTCAAAGAATGTGGGATCCTGTCGCGTATGCCCTTGGGTTTATTGACTGTGATAACATCAGTGCTCGTTGTATGCTCACTATATTCTCCTTGTTTGCCACCAAGACAGAAGCATCTTTACTACGCATGCTCAAGGGTTCTCCAGATGTATATCTGAGCGGTCCCATTAGAAAGTATATCGAAGATAAAGGAGGCAG GTTTCATTTAAGGTGGGGATGCAGGGAGATACTTTATGACGAGTCTGCCGACGGAGAAATATATGTCACAGGTCTTGCCATGTCAAag TCCACTAACAAAAAAGTTGTGAAAGCCGATGCATATGTTGCAG CATGTGACGTCCCTGGAATTAAAAGATTACTTCCATCCAAGTGGAGGGAATCAAAATTctttgataatatttatgaGTTAGTTGGAGTACCCGTTGTAACTGTGCAACTTAGATATAACGGATGGGTCACTGAATTACGAGATCTAGAACGATCTAG GCAATCAAAGAAAGCAGTGGGTTTAGATAACCTTCTATACACTCCAGATGCCGATTTTTCTTGTTTTGCGGACTTGGCGCTCGCTTCTCCTGAAGATTACTACATTGAAGGACAAGGTTCATTGCTCCA GTGTGTTCTTACACCGGGTGATCCGTACATGCCCTTGGTAAACGAGGAAATCATAAAGAGAGTGACAAAGCAG GTTTTGACTTTATTTCCATCATCACAAGGCTTAGAGGTTACATGGTCATCTGTTGTAAAAATCGGGCAGTCTCTATATCGAGAAGGACCTGGCAAGGATCCATTTAGACCTGATCAAAAGACGCCTGTGACGAACTTCTTCCTTTCTGGCTCTTATACGAAACAG GATTACATAGACAGCATGGAAGGAGCAACTTTATCAGGAAGACAGACATCAGCATATATATGTGAAGCTGGTGAGGAGTTAGTAGCATTGAAGAAGAAACAGCAGCTTGGTGCCACTGAAACTCCAGAAAATGCACAATCTGCTGCACTCTCCGATGAGTTGAGTCTTGTATGA
- the LOC126673650 gene encoding peptidyl-prolyl cis-trans isomerase FKBP16-1, chloroplastic isoform X2 produces MEGLPLQTMFSFLSVFQFSSNKRIKDATVTNLEDRFVSLPVKRLPRRLLFKCIGLSTALLFVNEPVLEAAVMPEMKEPEVIRTLKFDSGVRIQEIVQGNGQEAHEGDVVEVNYVCRRSNGYFVHSTVDQFSGESSPVILPLDENRIIKGLKEVLIGMKVGGKRRALIPPSVGYINENLKPVPDEFGPRRSLLSHASEPLIFEVQLLKVL; encoded by the exons ATGGAGGGCCTTCCATTACAGACCATGTTCAGTTTCCTTTCAGTATTCCAATTTTCAAG CAATAAGAGGATCAAAGATGCCACGGTTACAAATTTGGAGGACCGATTTGTGTCATTACCAGTAAAAAGATTGCCAAGAAGACTGCTGTTCAAGTGTATTGGTCTCAGTACAGCTCTTCTTTTTGTTAATGAACCAGTTCTTGAAGCAGCAGTAATGCCAGAAATGAAAGAACCTGAAGTTATTCG GACTTTGAAGTTTGATAGTGGAGTGAGAATTCAAG AGATTGTTCAAGGAAATGGTCAAGAAGCTCATGAAGGAGACGTGGTTGAAGTAAATTATGTATGCCGTCGCTCGAATGGATATTTTGTCCATAG CACAGTAGATCAATTCAGTGGGGAAAGCTCACCTGTCATACTTCCTCTGGATGAGAATAGG ATAATCAAGGGCTTGAAGGAGGTCTTAATTGGCATGAAGGTTGGAG GGAAGAGAAGAGCATTGATACCACCTTCTGTTGGATACATTAACGAAAACTTGAAACCAGTCCCTGATGAG TTTGGCCCTAGAAGAAGCCTTCTGTCTCATGCAAGTGAGCCCTTAATATTTGAGGTGCAGCTCTTGAAAGTTCTTTGA
- the LOC126673650 gene encoding peptidyl-prolyl cis-trans isomerase FKBP16-1, chloroplastic isoform X3: MEGLPLQTMFSFLSVFQFSSNKRIKDATVTNLEDRFVSLPVKRLPRRLLFKCIGLSTALLFVNEPVLEAAVMPEMKEPEVIRTLKFDSGVRIQEIVQGNGQEAHEGDVVEVNYVCRRSNGYFVHSTVDQFSGESSPVILPLDENRIIKGLKEVLIGMKVGGKRRALIPPSVGYINENLKPVPDEFGPRRSLLSHASEPLIFEP, translated from the exons ATGGAGGGCCTTCCATTACAGACCATGTTCAGTTTCCTTTCAGTATTCCAATTTTCAAG CAATAAGAGGATCAAAGATGCCACGGTTACAAATTTGGAGGACCGATTTGTGTCATTACCAGTAAAAAGATTGCCAAGAAGACTGCTGTTCAAGTGTATTGGTCTCAGTACAGCTCTTCTTTTTGTTAATGAACCAGTTCTTGAAGCAGCAGTAATGCCAGAAATGAAAGAACCTGAAGTTATTCG GACTTTGAAGTTTGATAGTGGAGTGAGAATTCAAG AGATTGTTCAAGGAAATGGTCAAGAAGCTCATGAAGGAGACGTGGTTGAAGTAAATTATGTATGCCGTCGCTCGAATGGATATTTTGTCCATAG CACAGTAGATCAATTCAGTGGGGAAAGCTCACCTGTCATACTTCCTCTGGATGAGAATAGG ATAATCAAGGGCTTGAAGGAGGTCTTAATTGGCATGAAGGTTGGAG GGAAGAGAAGAGCATTGATACCACCTTCTGTTGGATACATTAACGAAAACTTGAAACCAGTCCCTGATGAG TTTGGCCCTAGAAGAAGCCTTCTGTCTCATGCAAGTGAGCCCTTAATATTTGAG CCTTAA
- the LOC126673650 gene encoding peptidyl-prolyl cis-trans isomerase FKBP16-1, chloroplastic isoform X1: protein MEGLPLQTMFSFLSVFQFSSNKRIKDATVTNLEDRFVSLPVKRLPRRLLFKCIGLSTALLFVNEPVLEAAVMPEMKEPEVIRTLKFDSGVRIQEIVQGNGQEAHEGDVVEVNYVCRRSNGYFVHSTVDQFSGESSPVILPLDENRIIKGLKEVLIGMKVGGKRRALIPPSVGYINENLKPVPDEFGPRRSLLSHASEPLIFEKCQIGSPSFHFRIFLQARS from the exons ATGGAGGGCCTTCCATTACAGACCATGTTCAGTTTCCTTTCAGTATTCCAATTTTCAAG CAATAAGAGGATCAAAGATGCCACGGTTACAAATTTGGAGGACCGATTTGTGTCATTACCAGTAAAAAGATTGCCAAGAAGACTGCTGTTCAAGTGTATTGGTCTCAGTACAGCTCTTCTTTTTGTTAATGAACCAGTTCTTGAAGCAGCAGTAATGCCAGAAATGAAAGAACCTGAAGTTATTCG GACTTTGAAGTTTGATAGTGGAGTGAGAATTCAAG AGATTGTTCAAGGAAATGGTCAAGAAGCTCATGAAGGAGACGTGGTTGAAGTAAATTATGTATGCCGTCGCTCGAATGGATATTTTGTCCATAG CACAGTAGATCAATTCAGTGGGGAAAGCTCACCTGTCATACTTCCTCTGGATGAGAATAGG ATAATCAAGGGCTTGAAGGAGGTCTTAATTGGCATGAAGGTTGGAG GGAAGAGAAGAGCATTGATACCACCTTCTGTTGGATACATTAACGAAAACTTGAAACCAGTCCCTGATGAG TTTGGCCCTAGAAGAAGCCTTCTGTCTCATGCAAGTGAGCCCTTAATATTTGAG AAATGCCAGATAGGATCGCCATCATTTCATTTCCGCATCTTTCTCCA AGCTCGAAGTTGA